A genomic region of Rheinheimera sp. MMS21-TC3 contains the following coding sequences:
- the nlpI gene encoding lipoprotein NlpI, producing MLKKKLNSYISQLAPLALLATLLTGCANSHSQDGANNQGWLEPEPLLVSSRAELAIARLTEILYRAELTEVQVAQLYYDRGIMYDSVGLRSLARLDFMRALRLKPDFADIYNFIGIHHTVAGEFNQAYEAFDSVLELEPDHQYAYLNRGIALYYDGLNELAISDFSTFLKLMPSDAYRMLWLYIAESEVSTEQALIHLKQNALAVNQAEWSANLVAFFSGEMTEQALLNSVIVNLDSEKELAERLCEVYFYLAKWHHSQQRDAQALNYYKKVLATNVFEFVEHRYARLEISRLRGEAALVEQDVHL from the coding sequence ATGCTGAAGAAAAAGCTTAATAGCTATATAAGCCAGCTTGCGCCTTTGGCGCTGCTGGCTACCTTGCTAACGGGCTGCGCGAATAGCCATAGTCAAGATGGTGCTAACAACCAAGGCTGGCTAGAACCTGAACCGCTTCTAGTTTCTAGTCGTGCTGAGCTTGCAATAGCTAGGTTAACTGAAATTTTGTACCGTGCTGAATTAACAGAGGTGCAAGTTGCTCAGTTGTATTATGACCGCGGTATTATGTATGACAGCGTTGGATTAAGATCTTTAGCGCGCTTAGATTTTATGCGAGCGCTGCGTTTAAAACCTGACTTTGCCGATATTTATAATTTTATAGGTATTCACCATACGGTTGCGGGTGAGTTTAACCAAGCCTATGAAGCCTTCGACTCTGTATTAGAGCTAGAGCCTGATCATCAGTATGCGTACTTGAATCGGGGGATCGCCTTATATTATGATGGTTTAAATGAACTTGCCATCTCTGACTTTTCAACATTTTTAAAGCTTATGCCCTCTGATGCTTACCGCATGTTGTGGTTATATATAGCAGAATCTGAAGTTTCTACTGAGCAAGCCCTTATTCATTTAAAGCAAAATGCGTTGGCTGTAAATCAAGCTGAATGGTCGGCAAACTTAGTGGCATTTTTCAGCGGAGAAATGACTGAACAAGCTTTACTGAACTCAGTAATTGTTAATTTAGATTCTGAAAAAGAGCTAGCAGAGCGGTTATGTGAAGTCTATTTTTATCTTGCTAAATGGCATCACAGCCAACAACGTGATGCTCAAGCTTTAAATTATTATAAAAAAGTGTTGGCAACCAATGTATTTGAGTTTGTTGAACATCGCTATGCACGTTTAGAAATCTCACGGCTACGTGGCGAGGCAGCCCTCGTTGAACAAGATGTTCATTTATAA
- a CDS encoding PilZ domain-containing protein: MKKRQFSRVTFHGIAYLDMASFSCVTQVLNLSLKGALVKKPSDWPAAFLHKMQLRLVLTDYPIELSMRVSLAHQSDTVLGLHCEAIDIESAAHFRRLLQLNLGDADLIDLELWQLLEQQPTNL; encoded by the coding sequence ATGAAAAAACGACAGTTTAGTAGAGTGACCTTCCATGGCATTGCCTATCTTGATATGGCGAGTTTTAGCTGTGTTACCCAAGTGCTTAATTTATCGCTCAAAGGCGCTTTAGTTAAAAAGCCATCTGACTGGCCAGCTGCTTTTCTGCATAAAATGCAATTACGGCTGGTTTTGACAGACTACCCTATTGAACTGTCCATGCGAGTGAGTCTAGCCCACCAAAGTGACACTGTATTAGGCTTGCATTGTGAAGCCATCGATATTGAGAGTGCCGCTCACTTTAGGCGATTATTGCAATTAAATCTGGGTGATGCTGATTTAATTGATCTTGAGTTATGGCAGTTACTCGAGCAACAACCTACAAACCTATAA
- a CDS encoding serine hydrolase, translating into MNSYHHLFTAAAISMATISVSLPVLAQSITPQAPEVAAKGHILIDFDTQKVLSESNADASLAPASLTKMMTSYVIGVELKKGNISVDDMVTISEKAWAKNFPGSSLMFIEVGTQVSVADLNRGIIIQSGNDACVAMAEHIAGSEEAFVDLMNAHAQRLGMHNSRFGNSHGLPTAEHYTTPRDMAILAAALIRDVPEEYAIYAEKEFTYNNIKQYNRNSLLWDRSLEVDGIKTGHTNEAGYSLITSATRDGMRLVSVVMGTANERSRQTENKKLLTYGFRFFETITAYPAGEVFSEQRIWQGDKEHIQLGILNPVQLTLPRGQRKNLKADLALNQELLAPITKGQQVGTIYLKLNNEDVATYPLVALEDVAKGGFFSRMIDYIKMKFN; encoded by the coding sequence ATGAATAGTTATCATCATCTTTTTACTGCCGCAGCCATTTCCATGGCAACTATCAGCGTGAGCTTGCCCGTTTTAGCGCAATCAATCACCCCTCAAGCACCAGAAGTGGCTGCAAAAGGTCATATTTTGATTGATTTTGATACCCAAAAAGTGCTGTCAGAATCTAATGCAGATGCCTCTTTAGCACCAGCTAGTTTAACTAAAATGATGACCAGTTATGTTATTGGTGTTGAACTTAAAAAAGGCAATATCTCTGTTGATGACATGGTGACTATTAGTGAAAAAGCTTGGGCCAAAAACTTCCCGGGTTCATCATTAATGTTTATTGAGGTCGGTACTCAGGTTTCTGTCGCCGATTTAAACCGAGGCATTATTATTCAATCAGGTAATGATGCTTGTGTTGCTATGGCCGAACATATCGCCGGCAGTGAAGAAGCTTTTGTTGACTTAATGAATGCCCATGCTCAGCGCTTAGGTATGCATAACAGCCGCTTTGGTAATAGTCATGGTTTACCAACAGCCGAGCACTATACTACGCCCCGTGATATGGCTATTTTGGCAGCAGCCTTAATACGTGATGTGCCTGAAGAATATGCAATTTATGCTGAAAAAGAATTTACCTATAATAATATTAAACAATACAACCGTAACTCTTTATTATGGGATCGTAGTCTAGAAGTTGATGGTATTAAAACCGGCCATACTAATGAAGCGGGTTATAGCTTAATAACATCAGCTACCCGTGATGGTATGCGCTTAGTATCCGTTGTTATGGGCACAGCGAATGAGCGTAGTCGTCAGACTGAAAATAAAAAGCTTTTAACCTATGGTTTTCGTTTTTTTGAAACAATTACAGCTTACCCGGCTGGCGAAGTATTTTCTGAGCAACGTATATGGCAAGGAGATAAAGAGCATATCCAACTAGGCATTTTAAATCCGGTGCAACTTACATTACCTCGTGGCCAACGTAAAAACCTAAAAGCTGATCTTGCCTTGAATCAGGAACTGTTGGCCCCCATTACTAAAGGCCAACAAGTTGGTACTATTTATTTAAAACTTAATAATGAAGACGTAGCAACTTATCCATTAGTGGCATTAGAAGATGTTGCTAAAGGCGGCTTTTTTAGTCGGATGATTGATTATATCAAAATGAAGTTTAATTAA
- a CDS encoding septal ring lytic transglycosylase RlpA family protein, with product MNRFICLLILGLITACSSQPTPSDQTSPNAGRYQQDTDSIPQRLPTYLEMTDPSPKTERLSRGGNKPYQLFGQHYTPLINALEHEEVGIASWYGNKFHGHLTSNGETYNMFAMTAAHKTLPLPSYVRVTNLDNMKSAIVRVNDRGPFHRNRIIDLSYSAAHKLDMLKQGTARVQLELLQSPAMLAAAYPAEQCFIQVFASGDNKKLTTLQQQLKQQQLPSEIRSAAGIYRLLVGPTTDKQQAQQWLQYLRRNEYPSAYFSDSHLCS from the coding sequence ATGAACAGATTTATTTGCTTACTAATTTTAGGGCTAATAACAGCTTGTAGTAGCCAACCAACCCCCTCCGATCAGACTAGCCCTAATGCTGGTCGTTATCAGCAGGATACGGATAGTATACCGCAGCGCTTACCTACCTATTTAGAAATGACCGACCCTAGCCCAAAAACTGAGCGTCTTAGCCGTGGTGGCAACAAACCCTATCAATTATTTGGCCAACATTACACGCCTTTAATTAATGCCTTAGAACACGAAGAGGTAGGTATAGCATCCTGGTATGGCAATAAGTTTCATGGCCATTTAACCTCTAATGGTGAAACCTATAATATGTTTGCAATGACAGCAGCCCATAAGACTTTACCACTACCTTCTTATGTTAGAGTAACCAATTTAGATAATATGAAGTCTGCTATTGTTCGAGTTAATGATCGCGGTCCTTTCCATCGAAACAGAATAATAGACTTATCCTACTCTGCTGCGCATAAGCTTGATATGCTAAAGCAGGGTACAGCAAGAGTTCAGCTAGAATTATTACAATCGCCAGCCATGCTTGCTGCAGCCTATCCAGCTGAACAATGCTTTATTCAAGTCTTTGCCAGTGGTGACAATAAAAAGCTTACAACATTACAGCAACAGCTTAAGCAACAACAACTGCCCAGCGAAATTCGTTCTGCAGCAGGAATTTATCGCTTATTAGTTGGTCCAACAACGGACAAGCAACAAGCTCAGCAATGGCTGCAATATTTGCGTCGCAATGAATACCCAAGCGCCTATTTTTCAGATAGTCATTTGTGTAGCTAA
- the lipA gene encoding lipoyl synthase, which yields MTKTARMEPGVKLRDAEKMALIPIKVLPTEPEEMLRKPAWLKIKLPKSSERIDQIKGAIRKHGLHSVCEEASCPNLTECFNHGTATFMILGAICTRRCPFCDVAHGRPLPPSAEEPEKLALTIRDMALKYVVITSVDRDDLRDGGAKHFADCIAAIRKYNPDIKIEVLVPDFRGRMDAALDILVQTPPDVFNHNLETAPRLYKLARPGADYKWSLTLLQRFKAAHPNIATKSGLMVGLGETTEELIEVLKDLRAHDVDMLTIGQYLQPSKHHLPVKRYMPPAEFDDIKRIAYQLGFKHVASGPFVRSSYHADRQAAGEEVGSFTTP from the coding sequence ATGACTAAAACAGCACGCATGGAACCAGGCGTTAAATTACGTGACGCCGAAAAAATGGCCTTAATCCCAATTAAGGTATTGCCTACTGAGCCAGAAGAAATGCTGCGCAAACCAGCATGGTTAAAAATCAAGCTGCCAAAAAGCTCAGAGCGTATCGATCAAATAAAAGGGGCTATACGCAAACATGGATTACATTCTGTTTGCGAAGAAGCATCCTGCCCTAATTTAACCGAATGCTTTAACCACGGCACTGCCACTTTTATGATTTTAGGCGCCATTTGTACCCGCCGTTGTCCATTTTGTGATGTTGCTCATGGTCGTCCATTACCGCCAAGTGCAGAAGAACCAGAAAAGTTAGCTTTAACTATTCGTGATATGGCACTTAAATATGTAGTTATTACTTCGGTCGATCGCGATGATTTACGTGACGGTGGAGCTAAGCACTTTGCTGACTGTATAGCGGCTATTCGTAAATACAATCCAGACATTAAAATTGAAGTTTTAGTCCCCGACTTCCGTGGTCGTATGGATGCAGCACTAGATATTTTAGTGCAGACTCCACCAGATGTGTTTAACCACAATTTAGAAACAGCACCCCGCTTATATAAATTAGCTCGTCCTGGTGCAGACTATAAGTGGTCTTTAACCTTATTACAGCGCTTTAAAGCGGCTCACCCAAATATCGCCACAAAATCTGGTTTAATGGTTGGTTTAGGTGAGACTACAGAAGAGCTAATAGAAGTATTAAAAGACTTACGGGCACATGATGTTGACATGCTAACTATTGGTCAATATTTGCAGCCTAGTAAACACCACTTACCTGTAAAACGTTATATGCCGCCTGCAGAGTTTGACGATATTAAACGTATTGCATACCAACTAGGCTTTAAGCATGTTGCCAGTGGACCTTTTGTCCGCTCAAGCTATCATGCAGATCGCCAAGCAGCAGGTGAAGAAGTTGGCAGTTTCACCACGCCTTAA
- the ybeD gene encoding DUF493 family protein YbeD, with the protein MSKIVKDTKFDQYLDFPCNFSFKVLGLADERLVDQVMAVIRQHTHACDYSPTVKPSAKGNYHSVAVNVTVTSKDHIELLYTELGKIELVRYVL; encoded by the coding sequence ATGAGCAAAATAGTTAAAGATACAAAATTTGATCAATACCTAGATTTTCCCTGTAATTTTAGCTTTAAAGTACTAGGCTTAGCAGACGAACGTTTAGTTGATCAAGTTATGGCAGTGATTAGACAACATACACATGCTTGCGATTATAGCCCTACGGTAAAACCAAGCGCGAAAGGCAATTATCACTCCGTTGCAGTTAATGTTACTGTTACCAGTAAAGACCACATTGAGTTACTGTATACCGAACTTGGCAAAATTGAGCTAGTTCGTTACGTTTTATAG
- the lipB gene encoding lipoyl(octanoyl) transferase LipB: MQEFTNQRDASVLDQLWLLEHQPVFTQGQAGKAEHLLFPGDIPVVKVDRGGQVTYHGPGQLVVYVLLDLKRRNLGVRQLVTLIEQVLVELLQSYNINAYAKADAPGVYVNEAKIASLGLRVRKGCTFHGLALNVNMDLSPFARINPCGYAGLQMVQCKDLNGPQTVAEAKQRIVQCFEQQLQVTKLHHTTGLNWQND; the protein is encoded by the coding sequence ATGCAGGAATTTACTAATCAACGCGATGCCTCTGTACTCGATCAACTCTGGTTATTAGAGCATCAACCAGTTTTTACCCAAGGCCAAGCTGGAAAAGCTGAGCATTTACTCTTTCCCGGAGATATACCGGTAGTTAAAGTCGATAGAGGCGGTCAAGTCACTTATCATGGCCCTGGTCAATTGGTCGTCTACGTATTATTAGATTTAAAGCGACGTAATCTTGGTGTAAGGCAACTGGTCACACTAATAGAACAAGTATTAGTAGAATTACTGCAAAGCTATAATATAAATGCTTATGCAAAAGCAGATGCACCGGGTGTTTACGTTAATGAAGCTAAAATAGCTTCATTAGGCCTTAGAGTCCGTAAAGGTTGCACCTTTCACGGTTTAGCACTGAACGTTAATATGGATTTATCACCCTTTGCTCGCATTAACCCTTGTGGTTATGCTGGTTTGCAAATGGTGCAATGTAAAGATTTAAACGGCCCCCAAACCGTTGCAGAAGCTAAACAACGAATAGTGCAGTGTTTTGAGCAACAACTGCAGGTAACTAAGCTGCACCACACAACAGGGTTGAATTGGCAAAATGACTAA